A window of the Bdellovibrio sp. ZAP7 genome harbors these coding sequences:
- a CDS encoding RHS repeat domain-containing protein, protein MHSCLFKAVVTSFISIFIVSIGFAEDQECETSLIAQMSSFTSFCNDVGAGHNCAISGIGGTVIKKFDFPTYIEMQCFYVLCTGEEWLQVSSPAYVTKCPSMQGVEPGTLTKNMDQPTNVCGSIINPESGVLGESVPIVDTNFSMNYFSTWVEGRYGDYMAGFRLISARLGQYNYAVPVTYDGKISMFGSVKSSASNISTDEYSYGWDGLDQNGNTTLGTVPAKVTTTFQTTSGPIEIESEITVGSLKAIYLGMGGWLPSNYYFYDIHSKSLYKGNGQTEKVKATQIPSGGYYVAIDDASSVLYFDSVGRIIEIKSGLLGATLVTYNYNSSGYLISIVEPFGKITLFNRDANGKFISITAPNGKVTTVTTDVNGYLSSITDPKNQIYSFTYYGTKGALSSFTKPGGQVSSFAYDWLGNLTQDSHSGGFFYNLFKEIDGQSNINASMSTPMSRKTNYSGSIENDGTGVVTTTYPSGSQTKTTYGLNKAIETLDRGITSAISTNPDPRFVDRSYANSVTYRDEVRGGVSYYLQKFVDLNDPSDPFSIVSYRDEIYGPNSYSLVSSFNPTTKTFTNTTGIGKVSTTTIDGYERIVSEQQGNLSPVQYGYTNEKLTTVAQGPRTTSFGYNSTTNYLESITNPLNQTTMFSYDSAGQLIGQIGPDLRSVAYTRDSNGNVTGITPFGRPVHQFTSNANELLSGYQPPSLTGVSNVNTTYTYNNDKQLTQITKPTGQTISYDYDLTTGVLAGYSTPLGSYTVERWTTSDKPKTIIMPNGSNNYIEWAGDEIVYNQYRNASYGQIYAYRKNYQYDGVLLGDVVENPSGTQSSISYTFNSDQDLTNAGDMILSYNTPNGQLTTVKMGTSSTTGFTDTYTYNTFGEVTGYTVKRGSTTIYTMTLTRDALGRIDTKTQTMNSTTDAYSYVFDLSGRLQQVTKNAAVIANYGYDSNSNRNAGNVGAQTTTASYDDQDRLTAYNSLTFTYDANGDLLTKTNNVTNTTTQYTYDVFGNLTQVVLPGGATTISYEIDVLNRRVGMKVNNILQKRWVYMDQYRIAAELNASGTITKRFVYGSKENIPDYMIASGVKYRIISDQLGSPRLVVKQSDGTITQRMNHDEFGRVTEDTNPGYLPFGFAGGLYDNQTGLVRFGARDYDPEVGRWTAKDPIDFEGEDNNLYGYVENEPVNWIDINGANRSRSLRIPDGGGGGGAPISGATPRITKIIKPDGKLIGEASKNSNLIRLLNGGKDAAVELFKRLCKGGKPLANKNGRAVVYPDGTFLQYRPVSSNKGPPTIDIHIGTQQIKLKFTDSK, encoded by the coding sequence GTGCATTCTTGTTTGTTCAAAGCTGTTGTTACGTCATTTATATCTATTTTTATCGTCTCAATTGGATTTGCCGAAGATCAAGAGTGCGAAACGTCGCTCATTGCTCAAATGTCTTCATTTACATCATTCTGTAATGACGTAGGTGCAGGACATAACTGTGCGATTAGCGGCATTGGCGGGACCGTTATTAAGAAATTCGATTTTCCTACTTATATTGAGATGCAGTGTTTTTATGTCCTCTGCACGGGAGAAGAGTGGCTACAAGTTTCTTCTCCTGCGTACGTCACCAAGTGCCCTTCGATGCAAGGAGTAGAGCCCGGGACATTAACTAAAAATATGGACCAACCAACCAATGTTTGTGGATCAATTATTAATCCAGAGTCAGGTGTGTTGGGAGAGTCTGTCCCAATAGTGGATACAAACTTCTCGATGAATTACTTCTCGACTTGGGTTGAGGGTCGATACGGTGACTATATGGCTGGATTTAGATTAATTTCTGCTAGGCTTGGCCAATACAACTATGCTGTGCCGGTCACTTACGACGGAAAAATTTCCATGTTTGGAAGTGTTAAGTCTTCTGCTAGTAATATTTCAACAGATGAATATAGTTATGGCTGGGATGGGCTTGATCAAAACGGAAATACAACGTTGGGAACTGTACCTGCAAAGGTTACAACTACATTTCAAACTACGTCAGGACCCATTGAGATTGAATCAGAAATCACAGTCGGAAGCCTCAAGGCCATTTACTTAGGAATGGGTGGGTGGCTACCGAGCAACTACTACTTTTATGATATTCACAGTAAATCATTGTATAAAGGTAATGGACAGACTGAGAAGGTAAAAGCTACCCAGATCCCTTCAGGTGGGTATTATGTCGCAATCGATGATGCGTCCTCAGTTTTATATTTCGACTCGGTAGGAAGAATCATTGAAATTAAAAGCGGACTCCTCGGTGCGACACTTGTTACGTACAATTACAACTCTTCAGGGTATCTTATTTCAATTGTTGAGCCGTTTGGAAAGATAACCCTGTTCAATAGAGACGCCAATGGAAAATTTATTTCTATAACTGCACCGAATGGTAAAGTAACAACAGTAACGACTGACGTGAATGGCTATTTGTCCTCTATTACAGATCCAAAAAATCAAATATATTCATTTACATACTATGGTACTAAAGGTGCTTTGAGTTCGTTTACTAAACCTGGAGGGCAAGTAAGCTCATTTGCTTATGACTGGTTGGGAAATTTGACTCAAGACTCGCACTCTGGAGGTTTTTTTTACAATCTCTTTAAGGAAATTGATGGCCAATCAAATATCAATGCGTCTATGTCCACACCGATGTCTCGGAAGACGAATTACTCCGGAAGTATCGAAAATGATGGAACCGGCGTCGTTACAACTACTTACCCAAGTGGAAGTCAGACGAAAACTACATATGGTTTGAATAAGGCGATTGAAACTTTAGATCGGGGGATTACTTCTGCTATCTCTACGAATCCTGATCCAAGATTTGTCGACAGATCATACGCAAATTCTGTAACCTATCGTGATGAAGTAAGAGGTGGTGTAAGTTATTACTTGCAAAAATTCGTTGATTTAAATGATCCATCAGATCCATTTTCAATTGTTTCATATAGAGATGAAATATATGGTCCGAATTCTTATTCACTTGTAAGTTCTTTTAATCCTACTACAAAAACATTTACTAATACAACTGGGATCGGAAAAGTAAGTACTACAACTATTGATGGTTATGAAAGAATAGTGTCGGAGCAACAAGGAAATCTAAGCCCAGTTCAATATGGGTATACGAACGAAAAACTAACTACTGTTGCTCAAGGCCCAAGAACGACTTCATTTGGATATAATTCGACGACAAACTATCTTGAGTCGATAACTAATCCTTTAAATCAAACCACCATGTTTAGTTATGACAGCGCAGGTCAATTGATCGGTCAAATAGGACCTGATTTGCGATCTGTTGCATATACACGAGATTCTAATGGTAATGTCACGGGCATTACGCCTTTTGGACGTCCTGTCCATCAGTTCACCAGTAATGCAAATGAACTTTTATCTGGATATCAACCACCGTCGTTAACGGGCGTTTCAAATGTAAATACTACTTATACATACAACAATGATAAACAACTCACGCAAATAACGAAGCCTACGGGGCAAACTATCTCTTATGACTATGACTTAACGACCGGAGTGCTTGCCGGATATTCTACCCCCCTCGGTTCGTACACCGTTGAGAGGTGGACAACTTCCGACAAGCCGAAGACAATTATCATGCCTAATGGAAGCAATAACTACATTGAATGGGCTGGTGACGAGATTGTCTATAATCAATATCGAAATGCCTCTTACGGCCAAATTTATGCTTATAGAAAAAACTACCAGTATGACGGTGTCCTTTTGGGCGATGTCGTAGAAAACCCTAGCGGGACTCAGTCTTCAATTTCTTATACTTTCAATAGCGATCAGGATCTGACTAATGCTGGTGACATGATTTTGAGCTATAACACTCCCAACGGTCAGCTTACGACTGTTAAGATGGGGACAAGCTCAACAACTGGTTTCACAGATACGTATACTTATAACACTTTTGGAGAAGTCACTGGCTATACGGTTAAGCGTGGTTCAACAACTATCTATACGATGACTCTAACCAGGGATGCTCTTGGTCGTATTGATACTAAAACTCAAACAATGAATAGCACTACGGATGCATATTCTTATGTATTTGACCTGTCCGGAAGACTGCAGCAGGTGACTAAGAATGCAGCGGTGATTGCAAATTACGGTTACGATTCGAATTCTAATAGAAATGCAGGAAACGTCGGAGCGCAAACGACAACTGCCTCCTACGATGATCAAGATAGATTGACGGCGTATAATTCTCTTACATTTACGTATGACGCAAATGGTGACCTATTAACTAAAACCAATAATGTTACGAACACCACAACTCAATATACTTACGACGTGTTTGGTAATCTAACTCAGGTCGTTCTACCAGGGGGAGCGACTACGATTTCGTATGAGATTGACGTACTCAATCGCCGTGTAGGAATGAAAGTTAATAACATCCTTCAAAAACGTTGGGTCTACATGGATCAGTATAGAATCGCAGCTGAGCTGAATGCCAGTGGTACGATCACGAAGAGATTCGTGTATGGATCAAAAGAAAATATTCCAGACTACATGATCGCATCCGGTGTAAAATACAGAATCATTTCAGATCAATTGGGTTCGCCAAGGCTGGTGGTGAAGCAATCTGATGGTACGATCACACAGCGGATGAACCATGATGAGTTCGGCCGAGTTACAGAAGATACTAATCCCGGATATTTGCCATTCGGATTCGCTGGGGGGCTGTATGATAATCAAACTGGATTGGTGAGGTTCGGCGCCCGCGACTACGACCCGGAAGTTGGAAGATGGACGGCGAAAGATCCGATTGATTTCGAAGGAGAAGACAATAATTTATACGGATATGTTGAGAATGAGCCTGTTAACTGGATAGACATTAATGGAGCTAATCGGTCAAGATCGCTCAGAATTCCTGATGGGGGCGGCGGCGGCGGTGCTCCGATTTCCGGAGCAACTCCTAGAATTACAAAAATCATAAAGCCAGACGGTAAGCTTATTGGGGAAGCAAGTAAGAACTCAAACTTAATTCGACTGCTTAATGGAGGCAAAGATGCCGCAGTAGAATTGTTTAAGCGTCTATGTAAAGGTGGGAAACCTCTTGCTAACAAGAATGGTAGAGCAGTAGTCTATCCCGACGGAACCTTTTTGCAGTATCGACCGGTATCGTCCAACAAAGGACCACCAACAATTGATATCCACATTGGAACGCAGCAAATTAAATTAAAGTTTACAGATTCAAAATAA